A stretch of Anaeromyxobacter dehalogenans 2CP-1 DNA encodes these proteins:
- the virB10 gene encoding type IV secretion system protein VirB10, translated as MAETIVDAAVELEKRERERARAEEAAPDVEGARGKALLAGARRQWPVGARTFFVVTGLVAVGLISVLLLKARSARREAEAREHESPAKTERVERHVPPLELAAQAPVPLQAPPAAVAVGAGGDAPGAIASPEAELVQRRLSRGFGAGEGDGGPREQASSAAPHQSLAPDGAPAVPRRPGGLEEKLEAVELRAAAADVLPDRDHILTQGAMLDCVLETRIVSTVAGMTSCHLTRDVYSTSGRVVLLDRGSRVVGRYQGGMQQGDTRVFVLWMRVETPAGVVVELQSPGAGPLGEAGLGGHVDTRFWDRFGAAVLLSVIEDGVDAAAARAAGTAQGTSINVGNTANAGKEVIARSMEPTINIPPLLVKNQGERVGIFVARDLDFRSVYGLERFTRTGR; from the coding sequence ATGGCGGAGACCATCGTCGATGCGGCGGTGGAGCTGGAGAAGCGCGAGCGGGAGCGGGCGCGCGCCGAGGAGGCGGCGCCGGACGTCGAGGGGGCGCGCGGGAAGGCGCTCCTCGCGGGCGCCCGGCGGCAGTGGCCGGTTGGGGCGCGGACGTTCTTCGTCGTCACCGGGCTCGTGGCGGTTGGGCTCATCTCCGTGCTGCTTCTCAAGGCGCGCTCCGCGCGGAGGGAGGCCGAGGCGCGCGAGCACGAGAGCCCGGCGAAGACCGAGAGGGTTGAGCGCCACGTGCCGCCGCTGGAGCTCGCCGCTCAGGCGCCCGTTCCGCTGCAGGCGCCACCTGCGGCGGTCGCCGTAGGTGCGGGTGGCGACGCCCCCGGGGCCATCGCGAGCCCGGAAGCGGAACTCGTCCAGCGCCGCCTCTCGCGCGGCTTCGGAGCGGGGGAGGGCGATGGAGGCCCCCGCGAGCAAGCCTCCTCGGCCGCGCCGCACCAGTCGCTCGCACCCGACGGTGCGCCGGCGGTGCCGAGAAGGCCGGGCGGGCTGGAGGAGAAGCTGGAGGCGGTGGAGCTCAGGGCCGCCGCGGCGGACGTCCTTCCCGATCGCGATCACATCCTCACGCAGGGCGCGATGCTGGACTGCGTTCTGGAGACGAGGATCGTCTCGACCGTCGCGGGCATGACGTCGTGCCACCTGACTCGCGACGTCTACTCGACGAGCGGCCGGGTCGTGTTGCTCGACCGCGGCTCCCGCGTCGTCGGGCGTTACCAGGGCGGCATGCAGCAGGGCGACACGCGCGTCTTCGTCCTCTGGATGCGCGTCGAGACGCCGGCCGGCGTAGTCGTCGAGCTCCAGTCGCCGGGGGCGGGGCCGCTGGGCGAGGCGGGGCTGGGCGGCCACGTCGACACGCGATTCTGGGACCGGTTTGGCGCGGCCGTCCTCCTCAGCGTCATCGAGGACGGTGTGGACGCGGCTGCGGCGCGCGCCGCAGGGACGGCGCAGGGTACGAGCATCAACGTCGGGAACACCGCGAACGCGGGGAAGGAGGTCATCGCGCGGTCGATGGAGCCGACCATCAACATCCCGCCGCTGCTCGTAAAGAACCAGGGGGAGCGGGTCGGGATCTTCGTCGCGCGGGACCTCGACTTCAGGAGTGTCTATGGGCTGGAGCGCTTCACCCGCACCGGACGGTAG
- the virB11 gene encoding P-type DNA transfer ATPase VirB11 — translation MGWSASPAPDGSRPPRNTALRQLLRPLEPYLARREVTELAVNRPGELWIRSPDGWARQEMRELTAEYLDALATAMAVHSGLAVRSLASVILPGGERGQLVRAPACVDGMAPMTIRKHLPAVRTLAELEREGTFDRARDVSFHRPSAEDALRESERSDSGRLDPLDVELLALKREGRFAAFLRRAVQARRNVVIAGRTGSGKTTLTRSLIEEVPASERIVTIEDVHELALPNHPNRVHLMFGGGPGRVTAEECLAACMRLSPDRIFLAELRGSEAWEYVQSLNTGHPGSVTTTHANGAVQAFDRIASLIKNSATGRGLEVAEIRRVLHATLDVVLFMAERRVTEVYFDPLRARAVR, via the coding sequence ATGGGCTGGAGCGCTTCACCCGCACCGGACGGTAGCAGGCCGCCACGCAACACGGCGCTCCGTCAGCTCCTGCGCCCGCTCGAGCCTTACCTCGCGCGGCGCGAGGTGACGGAGCTGGCGGTGAACCGCCCCGGAGAGCTGTGGATTCGCTCGCCGGACGGCTGGGCGCGTCAGGAGATGCGGGAGCTCACCGCCGAGTACCTCGACGCGCTCGCCACGGCGATGGCCGTCCACAGCGGTCTCGCGGTGCGGAGCCTCGCGTCGGTGATCCTCCCGGGCGGCGAGCGCGGCCAGCTCGTCCGCGCCCCGGCGTGCGTCGACGGAATGGCACCCATGACCATCCGGAAGCACCTCCCTGCGGTCCGGACGCTCGCGGAGCTGGAGCGCGAGGGCACGTTCGACCGCGCGCGCGACGTGAGCTTCCATCGTCCTTCCGCGGAGGATGCGCTCCGCGAGTCGGAGCGCAGCGACTCCGGGCGGCTCGACCCGCTCGACGTCGAGCTCCTGGCCCTCAAGCGCGAGGGCCGGTTCGCCGCGTTCCTGCGGCGAGCGGTGCAGGCCAGGCGGAACGTCGTGATCGCCGGCAGGACGGGGTCCGGGAAGACGACGCTCACGCGCTCGCTCATCGAGGAGGTGCCGGCGAGCGAGCGCATCGTGACCATCGAGGACGTGCACGAGCTGGCGCTGCCGAACCACCCGAACCGCGTCCATCTGATGTTCGGCGGTGGCCCGGGCCGCGTCACTGCGGAGGAATGCCTCGCCGCGTGCATGCGGCTCTCGCCCGACCGGATCTTCCTCGCCGAGCTGCGCGGGAGCGAGGCGTGGGAGTACGTGCAGAGCCTCAACACCGGGCACCCCGGATCGGTGACGACCACGCACGCGAACGGCGCGGTGCAGGCGTTCGACCGGATCGCGAGTCTCATAAAGAACAGCGCGACCGGTCGCGGCCTGGAAGTCGCCGAGATCCGGCGCGTTCTGCACGCGACGCTCGACGTCGTCCTCTTCATGGCAGAGCGGCGCGTCACCGAGGTCTACTTCGACCCGCTCCGCGCGAGGGCAGTGCGGTGA